A genome region from Akkermansiaceae bacterium includes the following:
- a CDS encoding type II toxin-antitoxin system RelE/ParE family toxin, producing the protein MLQILREEDYFGLQDLLIDTPDAGDVIPGSKGLRKIRVASGGKGKRGGSRVIYYWYVDPEKIQFCRIYEKSNQADLSKAEIQKIQNELDP; encoded by the coding sequence GTGCTCCAGATTCTCCGCGAAGAGGACTATTTCGGGCTTCAGGATCTTCTGATCGACACGCCGGATGCCGGCGATGTCATTCCGGGTTCCAAGGGCTTGCGGAAAATCCGTGTGGCCAGCGGCGGCAAGGGCAAACGCGGTGGCTCGCGGGTGATCTACTACTGGTATGTCGATCCCGAAAAAATCCAGTTCTGCCGAATCTACGAGAAATCGAACCAAGCCGACCTATCCAAAGCCGAAATCCAGAAAATCCAAAACGAACTAGACCCATGA
- a CDS encoding helix-turn-helix domain-containing protein: protein MKKREIEVLEREALAIERGEIAPGRVWKVTKRADGTIKREAIKPEAHRVAQARAWKAKTEAARIRREINVTQEGFARMLGVSLGTVRKWERGTIQPSGAARTLLKIAAKHPEIVREAVGA from the coding sequence ATGAAAAAGCGTGAAATCGAAGTCCTCGAACGTGAAGCCCTCGCCATAGAGAGGGGTGAGATCGCGCCGGGACGCGTCTGGAAGGTAACCAAGCGCGCGGATGGCACCATCAAGCGGGAGGCGATCAAACCGGAAGCCCACCGGGTGGCGCAGGCACGCGCATGGAAAGCGAAGACCGAGGCGGCCAGGATCCGCAGGGAGATCAACGTCACCCAGGAAGGCTTCGCTCGCATGTTGGGCGTCTCCCTCGGCACCGTCCGCAAATGGGAGCGCGGAACCATCCAACCCAGCGGCGCGGCGCGAACCCTGCTCAAGATCGCGGCGAAGCATCCCGAGATCGTGCGGGAGGCTGTGGGAGCTTGA
- a CDS encoding class I SAM-dependent methyltransferase, with protein sequence MLCLYHWTVSCRKMGWALGVSESSTPAVLPNQKQPITKGQTKCSNFYSLWLDETMTYSSAKFTPDTTTLAEAQTEKYDALCRKLQLKPTDHVLEIGCGWGGFSCHAAATYGCKVTAVTISEAQAAYARARVEKAGLSDLVEIRIQDYRLITGTFDKIASIEMLEAVGHKFHESFFSKCHEVMAPNGLLAVQYITVPDIRYKSLTKGVDWIQKVIFPGSLLLSVGRVNEVINKTGNLFLNNLEDLGADYARTLSTWHDTFNAKLGEIKKLGFDTPFIRTWNYYLKYCEAGFATRNISVVQAVYTRPNNMRL encoded by the coding sequence ATGCTGTGTTTGTATCACTGGACTGTTTCATGCAGAAAGATGGGATGGGCGCTCGGCGTTTCTGAGAGTTCAACACCAGCAGTACTCCCGAATCAAAAGCAGCCAATTACAAAGGGACAGACAAAATGTAGTAATTTCTACTCCCTCTGGCTCGACGAGACCATGACCTACTCGTCTGCGAAATTCACCCCGGACACCACAACCCTCGCCGAAGCCCAGACCGAGAAATACGACGCCCTCTGCCGCAAGCTCCAACTCAAACCCACCGACCACGTCCTCGAAATCGGCTGCGGCTGGGGAGGATTCTCCTGCCATGCCGCCGCGACATACGGCTGCAAGGTCACCGCCGTCACCATCTCCGAGGCACAGGCCGCCTACGCACGCGCCCGCGTCGAAAAGGCAGGCCTCTCCGACCTCGTCGAGATCCGCATCCAGGACTACCGCCTCATCACCGGCACCTTCGACAAGATCGCCTCCATCGAAATGCTCGAAGCAGTCGGCCATAAGTTCCACGAATCCTTCTTCTCGAAATGCCACGAGGTCATGGCACCGAACGGACTACTAGCCGTCCAGTACATCACCGTCCCCGACATCCGCTACAAATCCCTCACCAAGGGCGTCGATTGGATCCAAAAAGTCATCTTCCCAGGCTCCCTCCTCCTCTCCGTCGGCCGCGTCAACGAGGTCATCAACAAAACCGGCAACCTTTTCCTAAACAACCTGGAAGACCTTGGAGCAGACTACGCCCGCACCCTTTCCACCTGGCATGACACTTTCAACGCAAAGCTCGGGGAGATCAAAAAGCTCGGCTTCGACACCCCATTCATCCGCACCTGGAACTACTACCTGAAATACTGCGAGGCCGGCTTCGCGACCCGCAACATCTCCGTCGTCCAGGCAGTCTACACGCGCCCGAACAATATGAGACTCTAA
- the atpC gene encoding ATP synthase F1 subunit epsilon, with amino-acid sequence MPLHLEIVTPEKKIFSDTVENVYLPGADGEMGILPSHAGLVTALQPGELRYLREGQVITIAIGSGFAEISQDKAVVLTDMALGESEIDESATEEAIKRAEEKLLNIEHSMDAEEVAYLQGIIAKQSAALRFKRKHMH; translated from the coding sequence ATGCCCCTCCACCTCGAAATCGTCACGCCTGAGAAAAAGATTTTCTCGGATACCGTCGAGAACGTCTATCTGCCCGGAGCGGATGGGGAGATGGGCATCCTGCCGAGCCACGCCGGACTCGTGACGGCCCTCCAGCCCGGCGAGCTGCGCTACCTTCGCGAAGGCCAGGTCATCACCATCGCCATCGGATCCGGATTTGCGGAAATCTCCCAGGACAAGGCCGTCGTCCTGACAGACATGGCCCTTGGCGAGAGCGAGATCGACGAGTCAGCGACCGAAGAGGCAATCAAGCGCGCCGAGGAGAAGCTGCTCAACATCGAGCACAGCATGGACGCCGAGGAGGTCGCCTACCTGCAGGGCATCATCGCCAAGCAGAGCGCCGCGCTGAGGTTCAAGCGCAAGCACATGCACTGA
- a CDS encoding PEP-CTERM sorting domain-containing protein (PEP-CTERM proteins occur, often in large numbers, in the proteomes of bacteria that also encode an exosortase, a predicted intramembrane cysteine proteinase. The presence of a PEP-CTERM domain at a protein's C-terminus predicts cleavage within the sorting domain, followed by covalent anchoring to some some component of the (usually Gram-negative) cell surface. Many PEP-CTERM proteins exhibit an unusual sequence composition that includes large numbers of potential glycosylation sites. Expression of one such protein has been shown restore the ability of a bacterium to form floc, a type of biofilm.) — MNTKILLITTGTCIASHVNAAIIAQDDFTYADGFLHGNGSAGAGWAGGWVLDSGSGVTVENGAVADSVSGDRTRRNLTDTQGTDGTTIYIGFDHEFGTHYSAIEFNLGNANDTNFRLEFNNGFLGGTQFRANAAGGDALYVVNEAGIRRYVIQVDYGVGDADTATLFDNGVNVGSIDTTSTGGFAFNQISFGSFGGGSLDHTDNLIIATTFAEAIPEPSSAVLVLGGMMTLMLGHRRR; from the coding sequence ATGAATACAAAAATTCTTTTAATCACAACAGGAACTTGTATCGCAAGTCACGTGAACGCGGCCATCATCGCGCAAGACGACTTCACCTATGCGGACGGCTTTTTGCATGGCAACGGATCCGCAGGCGCGGGATGGGCAGGCGGCTGGGTATTGGATTCAGGTTCGGGTGTCACGGTTGAAAACGGTGCCGTGGCAGACAGCGTGAGCGGTGACCGTACGCGAAGGAATCTCACCGACACGCAAGGCACCGACGGCACGACGATCTACATCGGCTTCGACCACGAATTCGGCACCCACTACAGCGCGATCGAATTCAATTTAGGCAACGCCAACGACACGAACTTCCGCTTGGAGTTCAATAATGGCTTCTTGGGCGGCACACAATTCAGGGCTAACGCAGCGGGCGGTGACGCGCTCTACGTGGTCAACGAAGCGGGCATTCGACGCTACGTGATCCAGGTCGATTACGGTGTCGGCGATGCGGATACGGCAACCCTGTTCGACAATGGTGTGAACGTCGGTTCCATCGACACGACGAGCACGGGTGGCTTCGCGTTCAACCAAATTTCCTTCGGTTCTTTCGGAGGCGGTAGCCTTGACCACACGGACAACTTGATCATCGCCACAACCTTCGCCGAAGCGATTCCCGAGCCTTCGAGCGCGGTGCTTGTGCTGGGAGGGATGATGACTTTGATGCTGGGCCACCGACGGCGCTAG
- a CDS encoding DUF2062 domain-containing protein, with protein MPHTPPSRLHRWIIAPIRDQLTRGVTPEKLSWTIALGVTLGIFPIMGSTSLVCFIAGYFLKLNQAILHLFKSLTYPLHLALILVFIRLGQYMNGVPPIPFSIPQMLVQFKESPARFARDFGMAALYGIEAWAIAALILIPLIRIVSLPLLKKLIPSKNGAVGAPPPVAKD; from the coding sequence ATGCCGCACACTCCGCCATCCCGCCTCCATCGCTGGATCATCGCGCCCATCCGCGACCAGCTCACGCGCGGCGTCACCCCCGAGAAACTCTCCTGGACCATAGCCCTCGGCGTCACGCTCGGCATCTTCCCCATCATGGGCAGCACCTCCCTCGTCTGTTTCATCGCCGGCTATTTCCTGAAGCTCAACCAGGCAATCCTCCACCTTTTCAAATCCCTGACCTACCCCCTCCACCTCGCCCTCATCCTCGTCTTCATCCGCCTCGGCCAGTACATGAATGGCGTCCCGCCCATCCCGTTTTCCATCCCGCAAATGCTCGTCCAGTTCAAGGAAAGCCCCGCCCGGTTCGCCCGCGATTTCGGCATGGCCGCCCTCTACGGCATCGAGGCATGGGCCATCGCCGCGCTCATCCTCATCCCGCTGATCCGCATCGTCTCCCTCCCGCTCCTGAAAAAACTGATACCCTCGAAAAATGGGGCAGTTGGAGCTCCGCCCCCTGTTGCAAAGGATTGA
- a CDS encoding PEP-CTERM sorting domain-containing protein gives MKSKKNRSIAAIIGCLVIASGAANAAVVVDFGNSPSTTQLTQVNPAASINVTGIGESTSYTSGTFTTTGGPITFDLGITASSTIQGQNLGFGVNGGSASVGVDNNVNGSALESMTFTISNFSGLGVGETLEITSISILFADTNESYTINGGSSTLFAVSASTGSQAIDVTGTGTTLAFGAGTSGDTRFAIDGITVSVIAIPEPSTSLIALAGVGLLAFRRRRA, from the coding sequence ATGAAATCAAAGAAAAATCGCTCCATCGCCGCCATCATCGGCTGCCTCGTGATCGCGTCTGGCGCCGCAAATGCGGCTGTGGTCGTCGACTTTGGGAATTCCCCTAGTACGACGCAGCTCACTCAGGTCAACCCGGCTGCATCCATCAACGTAACGGGCATCGGGGAGTCCACTTCCTACACATCCGGCACGTTCACCACCACCGGCGGGCCGATCACCTTCGACCTCGGGATTACTGCCAGTAGCACTATTCAGGGTCAAAATCTTGGCTTCGGTGTCAACGGAGGCTCTGCATCGGTGGGAGTGGACAACAATGTCAACGGCAGCGCCCTCGAATCGATGACCTTCACCATCAGCAACTTCTCCGGTCTGGGTGTTGGCGAAACACTTGAAATTACGAGCATTTCCATCCTTTTTGCGGATACGAATGAGTCATACACCATCAATGGCGGTAGTAGCACGTTGTTCGCCGTTAGCGCATCAACCGGTTCTCAAGCCATCGATGTTACCGGAACTGGAACCACACTGGCATTCGGTGCAGGCACCTCCGGCGACACGCGATTCGCCATCGACGGTATCACGGTCTCCGTGATTGCGATTCCCGAGCCATCGACCTCGCTAATCGCCCTCGCCGGAGTCGGACTGCTGGCCTTCCGCCGCCGCCGCGCCTGA